The following coding sequences lie in one Saccopteryx bilineata isolate mSacBil1 chromosome 5, mSacBil1_pri_phased_curated, whole genome shotgun sequence genomic window:
- the TLR6 gene encoding toll-like receptor 6 codes for MTKDKESIVKSFHFIYIVTLLVGTIIQFSTESEFAVNKSNKGLTHVPKGLPPQTEVLDLSQNYISELQLSDISFLSGLKVLRLSHNRIQCLDISIFKFNQDLEYLDLSHNQLQKISCHLITSLKHLDLSFNDFDALPICKEFGNLTQLNFLGLSAKKLQQLDLLPIAHLRLSCILLDLGGYYVKEHETESLQILNTETLQFVFHPDTFFSVQANISVSSLGHLQLSNIKLNSESCQVLIKFLSELTRGPNLLNLTLNHVETTWKCLVRVFQFLWPKPVEYLNIYNLTIVESIGEEDYTYSETSLKALKIEHVINKVYIFSQTALYTVFSEMNIMMLTISDTHLIHMLCPQAPSTFKFLNFTQNVFTDSIFQNCSTLVELETLILQKNELKDLFKVGLMTRNMPSLEILDVSWNFLEYDGRDRNCTWVGSIVVLNLSSNILTGSVFRCLPSRVKVLDLHSNSITSIPENVTSLETLQELNVAFNFLAQLPGCGAFSRLSVLIIDYNSISNPSAHFFQSCQNIRSINAGNNPFQCTCELREFVQSIGQVSSAVLEAWPDSYKCDYPESYKGTLLKNFHMSPLSCNIALLIVTIGVTGLVLAVTMTVLCIYFDLPWYLRMVCQWTQTRHRARNTVLDELQNTFHFHAFISYSEPDSAWVKNELVPCLEKEDMRICLHERNFVPGKSIVENIINCIEKSYKSIFVLSPNFVQSEWCHYELYFAHHNLFHEGSNNLILILLEPIPHNGIPNKYHKLKALMAQRTYLEWPKEKSKHGLFWANIRAAFNVKLTLDTENDDGII; via the coding sequence ATGACCAAGGACAAAGAATCCATTGTCAaaagcttccattttatttacatcGTAACCTTACTAGTTGGAACCATAATCCAGTTCTCTACTGAAAGTGAATTTGCAGTAAACAAGTCAAATAAAGGCCTTACTCATGTTCCAAAAGGCCTGCCACCGCAAACTGAAGTCCTAGATTTGTCTCAAAACTATATATCTGAGCTTCAGCTCTCTGATATCAGCTTTCTTTCAGGGTTGAAAGTTTTGAGGCTTTCCCATAATAGAATCCAGTGCCTTGATATTAGTATTTTCAAGTTCAACCAGGATTTAGAATATTTGGATTTATCACACAATCAGTTGCAGAAAATATCCTGCCATCTTATCACCAGTCTCAAACATTTAGACCTCTCGTTCAATGACtttgatgccctgcccatctgtaAGGAATTTGGCAACTTGACTCAACTGAATTTCTTGGGACTAAGTGCTAAAAAGTTACAACAATTAGATCTGCTACCAATTGCTCACTTGCGTCTAAGTTGCATCCTTCTGGATTTGGGAGGTTATTATGTGAAAGAACATGAGACAGAAAGTCTTCAAATTCTGAATACTGAAACACTTCAATTTGTTTTCCACCCAGATACTTTCTTCTCTGTTCAAGCAAACATATCAGTTAGTAGTTTAGGGCACTTACAACTGAGTAATATTAAATTGAATTCTGAGAGCTGTcaagttttaattaaatttttatcagaACTAACTAGAGGTCCAAACTTactaaatttaactttaaacCACGTGGAAACAACTTGGAAATGCTTGGTTAGAGTTTTTCAATTCCTTTGGCCCAAACCTGTAGAATATCTCAACATTTACAATTTAACAATAGTTGAAAGCATTGGTGAAGAAGATTATACTTATTCTGAAACATCTTTGAAagcattaaaaatagaacatgtTATAAACAAGGTTTATATTTTTTCGCAGACAGCATTATACACAGTGTTTTCTGAGATGAACATTATGATGTTAACCATATCAGATACACATTTAATACATATGCTTTGTCCTCAAGCACCAAGCACATTTAAGTTTTTGAACTTTACCCAGAATGTTTTCACAGatagtatttttcaaaattgctcCACGTTAGTTGAATTGGAGACATTGATCTTAcaaaagaatgaattaaaagaCCTTTTCAAAGTAGGTCTCATGACTAGGAATATGCCATCTTTGGAAATACTGGATGTGAGCTGGAATTTTTTGGAATACGATGGACGTGACAGAAATTGCACTTGGGTTGGGAGTATAGTGGTGTTAAATTTGTCTTCAAATATACTTACTGGTTCTGTATTCAGATGTTTACCTTCCAGGGTCAAGGTTCTTGATCTTCACAGTAACAGCATAACCAGCATCCCTGAAAATGTCACCAGCCTGGAAACTTTGCAAGAACTCAATGTTGCTTTCAATTTCTTAGCCCAACTTCCCGGATGTGGTGCCTTTAGCAGGCTTTCTGTACTGATCATTGACTATAATTCAATTTCCAACCCATCGGCTCATTTCTTCCAGAGCTGCCAGAATATTAGGTCAATAAATGCAGGGAACAACCCATTCCAATGTACATGTGAGCTAAGAGAATTTGTCCAAAGTATAGGCCAAGTATCAAGTGCAGTGCTAGAGGCTTGGCCTGACTCTTATAAGTGTGATTATCCAGAAAGCTATAAGGGAACCCTATTAAAGAACTTTCATATGTCTCCATTATCCTGCAACATAGCTCTGCTGATTGTCACCATTGGGGTCACTGGGCTGGTATTGGCTGTTACTATGACTGTCCTCTGTATCTATTTTGATCTGCCCTGGTATCTCAGGATGGTGTGTCAATGGACCCAGACCCGGCACAGGGCTAGGAACACAGTTTTAGACGAACTCCAAAACACTTTCCATTTCCATGCTTTTATTTCATACAGTGAACCCGATTCTGCTTGGGTGAAGAATGAACTTGTACCTTGCCTAGAAAAAGAAGATATGCGGATTTGTCTCCATGAGCGAAACTTTGTCCCTGGCAAGAGCATTGTGGAAAATATCATAAACTGCATTGAGAAAAGTTACAAGTCTATCTTTGTTTTGTCTCCCAACTTTGTTCAGAGTGAGTGGTGCCATTATGAACTCTACTTTGCCCACCACAACCTCTTTCATGAAGGATCTAACAACTTAATTCTGATCTTGCTGGAACCCATCCCGCATAATGGCATTCCTAACAAGTATCACAAGCTGAAGGCTCTCATGGCACAGCGGACTTATTTGGAATGGCCGAAGGAGAAGAGCAAACATGGACTTTTTTGGGCTAACATTAGAGCTGCTTTTAATGTGAAATTAACACTAGACACCGAAAACGATGAtgggataatttaa